The following proteins are co-located in the Vidua macroura isolate BioBank_ID:100142 chromosome 37, ASM2450914v1, whole genome shotgun sequence genome:
- the LOC128821269 gene encoding zinc finger protein 239-like encodes MEEEEKPWRSRTRRGCKPSPGSCGEERAPLSQEGGQRSSRSLELVEKAHGREKPHKCLECGKSFRQSSHLIQHQVIHTGKRPFECGECGKSFRDSSDLIRHQRIHTGERPYKCEECGMDFTQNSSLRKHQRIHTGEKPFECGKCGKSFNQCSSLIQHQVIHTGERPYTCLECGKSFGWISALRKHHQRIHSGEKPYECPKCGKGFQISSDLLVHQRSHTEERPFRCPDCRKGFRKNSALTIHRRIHTGETPYKCPECGKSFSTGSTLTRHQRKHQ; translated from the coding sequence atggaggaagaggagaagccCTGGAGATCCCGCACGAGGAGGGgctgcaaacccagcccagggagctgcgGGGAGGAAAGAGCCCCCCTGAGCCAGGAAGGCGGCCAGAGATCCAGCCGGAGCTTGGAGCTGGTGGAGAAGGCTCATGGCAGGGAGAAGCCACACAAGTGcttggaatgtgggaagagcttcagacAGAGCTCCCACCTGATCCAGCACCAGGTAATTCACACTGGGAAACGGCCCTTtgagtgtggggaatgtgggaagagcttcagagaCAGCTCTGACCTGATCCGGCACCAgaggatccacactggggaacgGCCCTACAAGTGTGAGGAATGTGGGATGGATTTCACCCAGAATTCCAGCCTGAGGAAACACCAGAGGATCCACACTGGTGAAAAGCCCTTTGAATGTgggaaatgtgggaagagcttcaacCAGTGCTCTAGCCTGATTCAGCACCAGgtgatccacactggggaacgGCCCTACACCTGcttggaatgtgggaagagctttggGTGGATTAGCGCCCTGAGAAAACACCACCAGCGCATCCACAGTGGGGAGAAACCCTATGAGTGTCCCAAGTGTGGGAAGGGATTTCAGATCAGTTCCGATCTCCTCGTACATCAGCGGAGTCACAcagaggagaggcccttccgctgccccGACTGCAGGAAGGGCTTCAGGAAGAACTCTGCCCTCACCATTCATCGgcgcatccacaccggggagacACCCTACAAGTGTCctgagtgtgggaagagcttctccacGGGCTCAACCTTGACCAGACACCAACGGAAGCACCAGTAA
- the LOC128821260 gene encoding class I histocompatibility antigen, F10 alpha chain-like isoform X2, whose amino-acid sequence MAPALGLGVLLGLLALLGDPGAATKVLHSLHYLQVAVSEPSPGVPEFMEMGFVDGIPFMRYNSERGRAESLTQWIKDGAEPGYWDSVTQIAMRNQHVNARNLETLRERYNQSGGLHTNLIVRGCDLLSDGSIRGSERHSYDGRDFISFDPEFGRFVAADSAAEITRRRWEQEQEAERLTNYLKHVCPEWLWKYVGYGQKELERKEPPDVHVSRKEEHGTLILSCHVYGFYPNTIAVNWMKGGETLDQGMERGGIVPNSDGTFHTWARIQVLLEEWEQYRCRVDHPGMLEPGIFTWEPTSGGNLTVVVTVSVIAAILILTVLIGFGVWKLQSGKRDRSGYNVAAGKDVGRNGLTTVITT is encoded by the exons ATGGCTCcagcgctggggctgggggtgctctTGGGGCTCCTGGCGCTCCTGGGGGACCCGGGGGCCGCGACGAAAG TTCTCCACTCCTTGCATTACCTGCAAGTGGCGGTGTCAGAGCCCAGCCCGGGGGTCCCCGAGTTCATGGAAATGGGGTTCGTGGATGGGATCCCCTTCATGCGCTACAACagcgagcggggccgggcggagTCACTGACACAGTGGATAAAGGATGGAGCTGAGCCAGGATATTGGGATAGTGTGACCCAGATTGCTATGAGGAACCAGCACGTCAATGCCAGGAACCTGGAGACATTGCGGGAGCGGTACAACCAGAGCGGGG GTCTCCACACAAATTTGATAGTTCGTGGCTGCGACCTCCTGTCTGATGGGAGCATCCGTGGATCTGAGCGGCACAGCTATGATGGGCGGGATTTCATCTCCTTTGACCCGGAATTCGGGAGATTCGTGGCGGCCGACAGCGCTGCTGAGATCACCAGGAGGCgctgggagcaggaacaggaggctGAGAGGTTGACGAATTACCTGAAGCACGTCTGCCCAGAATGGCTCTGGAAATACGTCGGATACGGGCAGAAAGAGCTGGAGCGCAAAG AGCCCCCTGATGTCCACGTGTCCAGAAAAGAAGAACATGGGACGCTGATCCTGTCCTGCCACGTGTACGGATTCTACCCCAACACCATCGCAGTCAACTGGATGAAGGGGGGTGAAACCTTGGATCAGGGGATGGAGCGGGGCGGGATCGTTCCCAACAGCGACGGCACCTTCCACACCTGGGCCAGgatccaggtgctgctggaggagtgGGAGCAGTACCGGTGCAGGGTGGATCATCCCGGAATGCTGGAGCCTGGGATCTTCACTTGGG AGCCGACATCTGGCGGAAATCTCACTGTGGTGGTCACTGTGTCCGTCATCGCtgccatcctcatcctcactgTCCTCATTGGATTCGGTGTCTGGAAGCTCCAATCCG GGAAGAGGGACAGGAGTGGATACAACGTGGCAGCTG GAAAGGACGTGGGAAGGAATGGCTTGACCACAG TAATCACCACCTGA
- the LOC128821260 gene encoding class I histocompatibility antigen, F10 alpha chain-like isoform X1: protein MAPALWLGVLLGLLGLLGDPGGATKVLHSLHYLQVAVSEPSPGVPEFMEMGFVDGIPFMRYNSERGRAESLTQWIKDGAEPGYWDSVTQIAMRNQHVNARNLETLRERYNQSGGLHTNLIVRGCDLLSDGSIRGSERHSYDGRDFISFDPEFGRFVAADSAAEITRRRWEQEQEAERLTNYLKHVCPEWLWKYVGYGQKELERKEPPDVHVSRKEEHGTLILSCHVYGFYPNTIAVNWMKGGETLDQGMERGGIVPNSDGTFHTWARIQVLLEEWEQYRCRVDHPGMLEPGIFTWEPTSGGNLTVVVTVSVIAAILILTVLIGFGVWKLQSGKRDRSGYNVAAGKDVGRNGLTTVITT, encoded by the exons ATGGCTCCAGCGCTGTGGCTGGGGGTGCTCTTGGggctcctggggctcctgggggaCCCGGGGGGCGCGACGAAAG TTCTCCACTCCTTGCATTACCTGCAAGTGGCGGTGTCAGAGCCCAGCCCGGGGGTCCCCGAGTTCATGGAAATGGGGTTCGTGGATGGGATCCCCTTCATGCGCTACAACagcgagcggggccgggcggagTCACTGACACAGTGGATAAAGGATGGAGCTGAGCCAGGATATTGGGATAGTGTGACCCAGATTGCTATGAGGAACCAGCACGTCAATGCCAGGAACCTGGAGACATTGCGGGAGCGGTACAACCAGAGCGGGG GTCTCCACACAAATTTGATAGTTCGTGGCTGCGACCTCCTGTCTGATGGGAGCATCCGTGGATCTGAGCGGCACAGCTATGATGGGCGGGATTTCATCTCCTTTGACCCGGAATTCGGGAGATTCGTGGCGGCCGACAGCGCTGCTGAGATCACCAGGAGGCgctgggagcaggaacaggaggctGAGAGGTTGACGAATTACCTGAAGCACGTCTGCCCAGAATGGCTCTGGAAATACGTCGGATACGGGCAGAAAGAGCTGGAGCGCAAAG AGCCCCCTGATGTCCACGTGTCCAGAAAAGAAGAACATGGGACGCTGATCCTGTCCTGCCACGTGTACGGATTCTACCCCAACACCATCGCAGTCAACTGGATGAAGGGGGGTGAAACCTTGGATCAGGGGATGGAGCGGGGCGGGATCGTTCCCAACAGCGACGGCACCTTCCACACCTGGGCCAGgatccaggtgctgctggaggagtgGGAGCAGTACCGGTGCAGGGTGGATCATCCCGGAATGCTGGAGCCTGGGATCTTCACTTGGG AGCCGACATCTGGCGGAAATCTCACTGTGGTGGTCACTGTGTCCGTCATCGCtgccatcctcatcctcactgTCCTCATTGGATTCGGTGTCTGGAAGCTCCAATCCG GGAAGAGGGACAGGAGTGGATACAACGTGGCAGCTG GAAAGGACGTGGGAAGGAATGGCTTGACCACAG TAATCACCACCTGA
- the LOC128821278 gene encoding H-2 class II histocompatibility antigen, I-E beta chain-like, with protein MRARGAAEPALLRTGAPSAARPLWGWRPLPGAGHGASGGSWGRTGSTGGAGSPPAAECHFINGTEKVRFAMIYNREQYALFDSDVGLYVGDTPDGEKVARYWNSDPARLENKRTEVDWYCRHNYECLIAFIMEPRVSPNSPSAHPTVSISLVPSSSQPGPGHLLCSVMDF; from the exons ATGAGAGCGCGCGGCGCTGCTGAGCCCGCGCTGCTCCGGACTGGTGCTCCCAGCGCAGCGCGGCCGCTTTGGGGCTGGCGGCCCCTGCCCGGCGCTGGCCATGGGGCGAGTGGCGGCAGCTGGGGCCGTACTGGTAGCACTGGTGGTGCTGGGAGCCCCCCGGCTGCCGAGTGTCACTTCATTAACGGCACGGAGAAGGTGAGGTTCGCGATGATCTACAACCGGGAGCAGTACGCACTCTTCGACAGCGACGTGGGGCTGTACGTGGGGGACACCCCCGATGGGGAAAAGGTGGCCCGGTACTGGAACAGCGACCCGGCTAGACTGGAGAACAAACGAACTGAGGTGGACTGGTACTGCCGACACAACTACGAGTGTCTTATCGCGTTCATCATGGAGCCCCGAG tgtccccaaactctcccagtgcccatcccactGTGTCCATCTCACTGGTGCCCTCGAgctcccagcccggccccggccacctgctctgctctgtgatgGATTTCTAG